Proteins encoded together in one Chelonoidis abingdonii isolate Lonesome George chromosome 1, CheloAbing_2.0, whole genome shotgun sequence window:
- the LOC116814744 gene encoding potassium voltage-gated channel subfamily A member 5, which translates to MEIALVTLENGGATAIGGGGEDAGGGRARRRGDLLHIPNSAAAPAWLNDCSGAPEQEQPRAGSGGCRSRSDSTGSTSRRVPASRGASPPPAPPQPPRPYPGGGEEETMVLPEEGGHRLGMAMAAAAEEEEESQRALHHQRVLINISGLRFETQLGTLNQFPDTLLGDPDKRMRYFDPLRNEYFFDRNRPSFDGILYFYQSGGKLRRPVNVSIDVFADEIRFYQLGEEAMERFREDEGFIKEEEKPLPRNEFQRQVWLIFEYPESSSSARGIAIVSVLVILISIITFCLETLPEFRDERELQAPLPPHRAALNGTGREAPPMQPPSSLSDPFFIIETTCVIWFTFELLVRFFACPSKPEFSRNIMNIIDIVAIIPYFITLGTELAQEQQEPGAPSTASNNNGGQQQAMSLAILRVIRLVRVFRIFKLSRHSKGLQILGQTLKASMRELGLLIFFLFIGVILFSSAVYFAEADDPDSHFSSIPDAFWWAVVTMTTVGYGDMRPVTVGGKIVGSLCAIAGVLTIALPVPVIVSNFNYFYHRGTDNEEQAILKEEPSSAQGSSPGGELKRSHSKNSLNKSVVHLENSEGINNGTGSLEKSNVKAKSNLDLRKSLYALCLDTSRETDL; encoded by the coding sequence ATGGAGATCGCGCTGGTGACTTTGGAGAACGGAGGCGCCACGGCCATCGGGGGAGGGGGCGAGGATGCTGGCGGCGGCCGGGCGCGGCGGCGGGGGGACCTGCTCCACATCCCCAACTCAGCCGCGGCACCCGCTTGGCTGAATGACTGCAGCGGCGCCCCGGAGCAGGAGCAGCCGCGGGCGGGTAGCGGCGGCTGCAGAAGCAGGAGCGACAGCACCGGCAGCACCAGCCGGAGGGTGCCCGCTTCCCGGGGCGCCTCGCCGCCGCCAGCGCCTCCCCAGCCGCCGCGCCCCTACCCTGGAGGGGGCGAGGAGGAGACGATGGTGCTGCCGGAGGAAGGCGGGCACCGCTTGGGCATGGCCATGGCCGCGGCggccgaggaggaggaggagagccagcGCGCCCTGCACCACCAGCGGGTGCTGATCAACATCTCTGGGCTGCGCTTCGAGACGCAGCTGGGCACCCTCAACCAGTTCCCGGACACGCTCCTGGGCGACCCGGACAAGCGCATGCGGTACTTCGACCCGCTGCGCAACGAGTACTTCTTCGATCGGAACCGGCCCAGCTTCGACGGGATCCTCTACTTCTACCAGTCCGGGGGCAAGCTGCGCCGGCCGGTCAACGTCTCCATCGACGTCTTCGCCGACGAGATCCGCTTCTATCAGCTGGGCGAGGAGGCCATGGAGCGGTTCCGGGAGGACGAGGGCTTcatcaaggaggaggagaagcccctGCCCCGCAACGAGTTCCAGCGCCAGGTGTGGCTCATCTTCGAGTACCCGGAGAGCTCCAGCTCCGCCCGGGGCATCGCCATCGTCTCGGTGCTGGTGATTCTCATCTCCATCATCACTTTCTGCCTGGAGACCCTGCCCGAGTTCCGGGACGAGAGGGAGCTGcaggcccccctgcccccacacagggCAGCCCTGAACGGCACCGGCCGGGAGGCCCCCCCGATGCAGCCCCCCAGCAGCCTGTCCGACCCCTTCTTCATCATCGAAACCACCTGTGTGATTTGGTTCACCTTCGAGCTGCTGGTGCGCTTCTTCGCCTGCCCCAGCAAACCCGAGTTCTCCAGAAACATCATGAACATCATCGACATCGTGGCCATCATCCCCTACTTCATCACCCTGGGCACGGAGCTGGCTCAGGAGCAACAGGAACCAGGGGCCCCCAGCACCGCCAGCAACAACAACGGAGGTCAGCAACAAGCCATGTCCCTGGCCATCCTCAGGGTCATCCGCCTGGTCCGAGTCTTCAGGATCTTCAAGCTCTCCAGACACTCCAAGGGGCTGCAGATCCTGGGGCAGACTTTGAAAGCCAGCATGCGGGAGCTGGGGCTCCTCATCTTCTTCCTTTTCATCGGGGTGATCCTCTTCTCCAGCGCCGTGTACTTTGCCGAGGCGGACGACCCAGACTCCCATTTCTCCAGCATCCCCGACGCTTTCTGGTGGGCGGTGGTGACTATGACCACTGTGGGCTATGGGGACATGAGGCCTGTCACCGTAGGGGGCAAGATTGTGGGCTCCTTGTGTGCTATCGCTGGCGTGCTGACCATAGCCCTTCCCGTACCTGTCATCGTGTCCAACTTCAACTACTTCTACCACCGAGGAACTGACAACGAAGAGCAGGCTATTCTCAAGGAGGAACCCAGCAGCGCTCAGGGCAGTTCACCTGGTGGAGAGCTGAAGAGAAGTCACAGTAAAAACTCTCTGAACAAATCTGTTGTGCACTTGGAAAACAGTGAGGGGATCAACAATGGCACTGGATCCTTAGAGAAAAGCAATGTCAAAGCTAAAAGCAACCTAGATCTTAGAAAATCCCTCTATGCGCTCTGTCTGGACACCAGTAGGGAAACAGACCTGTAA